In the Halofilum ochraceum genome, CCTCATCTTCGCCGCTGGCATGCGTCACAGCCGCGCGAACCTGCGCCTGATGGCCGAACGCGATGCCCTCACCGGCATCGGTAATCGTCATGCCTTCGAGCCGGCGCTGATGAACGCCCTGCGCAAACGGCTCGAAGTGGGCACGCCGATCGCCCTGCTCGCGATCGATATCGACCACTTCAAGCGGGTCAACGACCGCCACGGCCACGAGGCCGGCGACCGCGTGCTGATCGAAGTGGCCCGTCTGATCGAGCACTCGGTGCGTGCGGGGGACAGCGTGTTCCGCTACGGCGGCGAGGAACTGGTCGTGATCGCGGACGGCGCCGGCAATGAAGCCGCGGGCCGCATGGCCGAGAAGATCCGTCGTTGGATCCGCCGCACACCCATTCGGGGTATCGGCCCGGTCGCCGTTTCCATCGGCGTCTCTGAGGCGCGACCGGACGATACACCGAAAGCCTGGTTCCAGCGCACGGACGGGCTCTTGTACAAAGCCAAAGCCGGCGGGCGGAATCGGGTCTGCGTGGATACGGATTGCGCCTGACAGGCCAGCACCACGACCGCGCGACTTGGCGGGCGCAGGCATATAGCCAATGGCCGGGGCACGAGAACTTGCGTTGCCATCTATGATCGTCTGGACACGACGCCACTAAATCCGCGCCACAGGCCGGTTCAGCTCAAGGGGATTTCAGATGTCCGGGACCGGTACCGATAACGTTGAAAAACCTCCGGTCCACGCCCTGGATACGGCGCGCGCCCTGCGCGATCTCGATGCACGGGGTAACGGGCTGTCGGCGGACGAGGCGGCGCAGCGCCGTGAACGCTACGGCGAGAATCGATTACCGGAGCCGGCATCGAGGGGGCCGCTGTCGCGCTTCGCCGCACAATTCAACGACACCCTCGTCTACGTCCTTCTGGTGGCCGGAGCGGTAACCGCACTGCTCGAAAAGTGGGTCGACACCGGCGCCATCCTCGGCATCGTCGTCATCAACGCCATCATCGGCGTCTTCCAGGAAGGCCGAGCGGAGCACGCGCTGGCCGCAATCCGGAACATGCTCACGCCGACGGCCACCGTGCGCCGGGATGGCCGGCGGACCACGATCGACGCGGCGTCACTGGTACCGGGAGATATCGTGATACTCGGTCCCGGCGACAAAGTTCCCGCGGACCTGCGCCTGACGCGGGTACGCGAACTGCGCATCGACGAATCGCCGCTCACCGGCGAATCCGAACCGGTCGACAAGATCACGGACCCGGTGGCGCCGGACGCGGCGCTTGGTGATCGTCGCAACCTCGCCTTCTCGGGCAGCCTGGTCAGTAGCGGCGATGGCGAGGGGGTTGTCTGCGCCACGGGCAGTCGCACCGAACTGGGCGCCATGACGACCATGCTGGCGGGCGTCGAACACGTCGCGACACCGCTGACCCGCCAGATGCGACGCTTCGGCAAGCGCCTGACTGTCGCGATCATCGGTATCGCGGCGGCGGTCTTCCTGATGGCCACGGTCGTACGTGCCTGGCCATGGACGGACGCCTTCCTGGCCGCGGTGGGCCTCGCGGTAGCGGCGATTCCACAGGGGCTGCCGGCGATCATGACCATCACGCTGGCCGTCGGTATCCAGGCAATGGCCCGCCGCAATGCCGTGGTTCGGCGCATGCACGCGGCCGAGACGCTCGGTTCGGTCAACACGATCTGCTCCGACAAGACTGGCACCCTGACCCGCAACGAGATGACCGCGGTCACGCTGGCACCAGACGGCGATACGCTGAATGTCACGGGCACGGGCTATGCGCCCGAGGGCGAATTCCGCAGTGGCGAGAAGACGGTGGCTCCGCTCGATGATGAGCGTCTGACCGACCTGCTTCGCGCCTGCCTGCTCTGCAACGATGCGAGCATCGAAGCCGACACGACCGGTCAGTGGCAATTGCAGGGCGATCCGACCGAGGGCGCACTGATCACGGTGGCCCGTAAGGCGGGCCTGGATCCGGATGCGGAAGCCGCGCGGCAGCCCCGGATCGACGCCGTGCCGTTCGCCTCCGAACACCGCTACATGGCGACGCTGCACGGCGGCGAGAACGACCGAACGCGTGTTTACGTCAAAGGCGCGCCCGAACAGATCCTCGGCATGTGCGACCGCAGGGTCACGGCTCGCGGGGTTGAGCGCCTGGACCGGGAGGTCTGGCATGAACGGGCCGAGGCGATCGCGGCCGAGGGCCAACGCGTGCTCGCACTCGCCCGGACCACCCTGCCCGCGGATCAGGAACATCTCGACCACGACGACGTCGCGGGCGATCTGGAGCTGCTCGGCCTGGTCGGGTTGATCGATCCACCCCGCGAGGACGCGCTCACGGCGGTCGCCGAATGCCAGCAGGCTGGAATCCGCGTGAAGATGATCACCGGCGATCACGCGACGACGGCCGCCGCCGTGGCGAAACGCATGGGGATCCATAACGATGACGTCGCCGTACTGACCGGCAATGATCTGGACGCCATGGATGACCAGCGCCTGGCGACCGAAGTCGTGCGCGTTGACGTCTTCGCGCGGGTCAGTCCGCAGCACAAGCTGCGCCTGGTAAAGGCCCTGCAGGCACAGGGCCAAGTGGTCGCGATGACCGGCGACGGCGTCAACGACGCCGCCGCGCTCAAGCGGGCCGACGTCGGTGTGGCCATGGGCCGCAAGGGCACCGAAGTCGCCAGGGAAGCGGCCGACATCGTGCTCACGGACGACAACTTCACGTCCATAGCGGCTGCCGTGCGCTATGGGCGCACCGCCTACGACAACATCAAGCGCTCGGTGCTCTTTCTGCTGCCGACGAACGGCGGCGAGGCGCTCGCCATCATCGCCGCGGTCATCGCCGGGATGCAGCTGCCGGTCACACCGGTGCAGATTCTCTGGGTCAACATGGTCACGGCCGCCACGCTCGGCCTGTCACTGGCATTCGAGCCGGCAGCGCGCGAGGTCATGCGCCGCCCGCCCCGCCCGCCCGGAGAATCGATGATCGAGGCC is a window encoding:
- a CDS encoding GGDEF domain-containing protein, producing MPTNTSQGILDRLQVRPFEESIVLLFSGLAIVFIVPFGLIRMAEGSWAHGTLDLTIAGIALAIGCFVWRTGRTEHAAPVLVAVFALTLVAITWLFGTNMLFWAYPVTTATFFLLRPASALRVNAATFLAIAPQALSLGAWPEIAGFIAPLAANNVLALIFAAGMRHSRANLRLMAERDALTGIGNRHAFEPALMNALRKRLEVGTPIALLAIDIDHFKRVNDRHGHEAGDRVLIEVARLIEHSVRAGDSVFRYGGEELVVIADGAGNEAAGRMAEKIRRWIRRTPIRGIGPVAVSIGVSEARPDDTPKAWFQRTDGLLYKAKAGGRNRVCVDTDCA
- a CDS encoding cation-translocating P-type ATPase codes for the protein MSGTGTDNVEKPPVHALDTARALRDLDARGNGLSADEAAQRRERYGENRLPEPASRGPLSRFAAQFNDTLVYVLLVAGAVTALLEKWVDTGAILGIVVINAIIGVFQEGRAEHALAAIRNMLTPTATVRRDGRRTTIDAASLVPGDIVILGPGDKVPADLRLTRVRELRIDESPLTGESEPVDKITDPVAPDAALGDRRNLAFSGSLVSSGDGEGVVCATGSRTELGAMTTMLAGVEHVATPLTRQMRRFGKRLTVAIIGIAAAVFLMATVVRAWPWTDAFLAAVGLAVAAIPQGLPAIMTITLAVGIQAMARRNAVVRRMHAAETLGSVNTICSDKTGTLTRNEMTAVTLAPDGDTLNVTGTGYAPEGEFRSGEKTVAPLDDERLTDLLRACLLCNDASIEADTTGQWQLQGDPTEGALITVARKAGLDPDAEAARQPRIDAVPFASEHRYMATLHGGENDRTRVYVKGAPEQILGMCDRRVTARGVERLDREVWHERAEAIAAEGQRVLALARTTLPADQEHLDHDDVAGDLELLGLVGLIDPPREDALTAVAECQQAGIRVKMITGDHATTAAAVAKRMGIHNDDVAVLTGNDLDAMDDQRLATEVVRVDVFARVSPQHKLRLVKALQAQGQVVAMTGDGVNDAAALKRADVGVAMGRKGTEVAREAADIVLTDDNFTSIAAAVRYGRTAYDNIKRSVLFLLPTNGGEALAIIAAVIAGMQLPVTPVQILWVNMVTAATLGLSLAFEPAAREVMRRPPRPPGESMIEAALVGRIALVALTMLVGTFGLYGLLRHAGVELEVARTAAVNTLVLFEAFYLFNARLLNRPLRHWRDLGGNVAVWYSVGIVVLLQLAFTYIPPMQLLFGSAALPPLYWLVLIPLTFLVVPIVELEKYFIEKRRRRPGTGLPAGA